The following is a genomic window from Arvicanthis niloticus isolate mArvNil1 chromosome 10, mArvNil1.pat.X, whole genome shotgun sequence.
CTCTGCCCATTAGGTAGCCATGGACCATTCTTCCAGGAGGCCAGTGAGGGGTCAGGTGAGCTCCCTAGGCCCTCCTATCAGTCAGTACAGTCTTAGCAGCTGAGTGGTCATAGCCAGCGTCCTCCTTTTATCTATATCTGATGGAACATTCCCACCTTAACAGTCCCTTCTTGGCTCCAGAATATCTCCCAGATGGCTCTCTGGTGGACTACAAGACAGCTTCTAACACGATGACAGGGAAAGTAATATATGGCAAAGTGCTGTGTCTGAGACACCGAAGTTCTCCCAGAGTGATTGAATGTGACTTCCCTGTGCCCCACCCTCTGTCCTATAGATAAAGAGACCAGGCTGTGGAGGGCCCTCGAAGCCTGAAAACTGCAATGAGAAGCAGTTGTCAAAGTGGAGGACAGATGCTTGACCCTTAAGGTCGAGTCAAGCACTTATGCAGGGTTAGCAGCTCCTATGTGCTTGCTGCTGAGAATGCTGCATAGCTGTCTTGCTTCAGGTGCTAAGGGAAGTTGATTTGGGCAACTTTTATTTGCCTAGGAAGAAAGCAATGAGAAATCCACATGCCAGTGTTTTAGAAGTGTGAATGGGGTCAACCGAGGGCTTAAGTGGAGTTAGCAATCAGTGGTACACAggccaatacttttttttttctttcctagtaGTTAAACATGGGTTCATAATTAAAGAAGGTAACATTTTGATGTCTTTGGTATAAGAGCCATGTAGGGTATCCAGTTTGCCCCAGATTTTGATCTAGTCCAGCTCTTCTTAAACAGAGTCCTCTCCGTGAGTGTGGTTGTGGGCCAAGGGCTAAGGGAAGCAGGAGAAAACAAATAAGGTTAGTGTGGAAAAGATAAAGAAGTTCTGAAGCATGCTGGGAGGATTGGGGCCCACAGGCCAAATATGAATGTATACAGTTGTCTATATATACCTTGGGTCTATCTTTAGTATCAGCTGGTATATTCGACCATTGTCTTTTCCCTCAAAGATGCCTGACCTGTAAGAACAAAGGCTGGAGGAACTCACTCCAATTCCTTATGCTCCCAGGAATGCCTTTGTTTTTAGGACTCCTCTGTATTGTGTATTTCTGCAGCATTCATTATCCAGGAGTGTCCAAGGGGAAGCCTCCGAACTGTATACAAGGTCTGGCAGAGGAATTGGACCCCGCTTCTAGCTCAGAACAGATGGGTCTATGTACCACAGCTGGGATTATTCCATGCTCTTAGGACTAAAAGTAAGACTGTGACCTGCAGCTGTCAAGGAGAGATGATGGCTTGGTTTTCCAGATGCCTTGTAGATTTCAGTGTGGGAGATGCCTGTGCAGTGTAATTTGGGGGTAAGATTTTATTGATCTGGATGGTGATGGAggcacatctttaaccccagaacctgggagccagaggcaggcacatccctaactgtggccagcctggtccacagaacaAATTTCAGatcatccagggctacacagaaaaaccctgtcttgaaaaaaataaacgaGATAGACAGACAGTAGATTTTATTTAGTGCTTGGATATGCAGCATTGCTTCCTTCTGTGGGCATAAGGTTCCCCTTTGGTGAAAGTGATGGACATCACCTTTCTAGAGTTGTTAAAAGGACAGTAATGGCTTTTCACCATCTACCAGTGTCAGGTATGTGACCTCCTAGCCAACCAATGAATCCTGTAGTGAGATCCCACCTTACAAACGAAGGGATGGACTCTAAGGAGTGCCAGTGCCCAGAGTTACATGACAGACAAGTTACAAGAGCCAGAGAGGCCCAGGCACAAGCTTTAACTACCAATCACATCACCCACAAGTGCCTTGAACACTCACTTTGGTTTTCATTAATTCTGTAGAATAAATTGACTTAGCAGCTCTGGCCACTGGTTGTAATTGTAACTAATTTATACACTGAGGTTCTTTGTCTTTCAGAAAGCCTATGGTATTGTTTAgccttggtattttttttttttttttttgtcagactTGATTCAAGATTTATTATTGAACATGATTTGGTAGGGTATAGGAGAGCACTGTGGAAGCCTTCAAGAATGCAGGGCTCTCCACTTGTCTAGAGGACCACGATTGGGAATATATTTGACACCACAGCCATCAGGAATGAGCCGCTTCTCAGCAACCATGTCTTCAAATTCATCTGCATTAAACTTGGTAAAGCCCCACTTCTTTGAGATGTGGATCTTCTGGCGGCCAGGGAACTTGAACTTGGCTCTGCGCAGAGCCTCAATCACATGTTCCTTATTCTGCAGCTTGGTGCGGATAGACATGATGACCTGGCCAATGTGAACCCTGGCCACTGTGCCCTGGGGCTTCCCAAAGGCACCACGCATACCTGTCTGGAGCCTGTCAGCCCCAGCACAGGACAACATCTTGTTGATGCGGATGACATGGAAAGGGTGGAGCCTCACTCGGATATGAAAGCCATCCTTGCCACAACTCTTTACCATGTATTTGTTGGCACAAATACGGGCAGCCTCCAGTGCTTCAGATGAGAGTTGTTCATATTCATCTGACACCATGTGGCCACAAAGTGGGAATTCATCAACTTTCGCCTTCTTCCGTCCCAAGTCAAAGATGCGGATCTTAGCATCAGGGACACCACGGCAGAAACGAGACTTTGGGTATGGCTTGTTCTTACAATACCGGTAACACTGGGCGGGTCGGCGGCCCATGATGACAATAGGATCGTTGGTGGCGCACCAGAAGAAAAGAGCAGCCTTGGTATTTTTGTTGCCATTCATTTGAtgttttttgtggtgctggggtttGACCCTAGAGCCTTGTGCCTGGCAAACACTCTCCCACTGAGTTATATTCCTAgccttctgttgttgttgttattgttattattttctgtttattttaggaaacaaggtccctgtaggtcaggctggcctgaactagcagaggataaccttgaacttctgatcctccattTCCTAAGTGTTGGGTttaatgtggtgctggggatagaacctagggcttcatgaaTATTAGGTGAGCACCCTACCAACTGTGCCATGTCCTCAGCCCCACCCAGTTCCAGTTAAATTCTTGTAGTAAGCTTGGAGACTATTCAGTAAATGATCTTTCATGTGCAGGAAAGAATCTAAAAGGAAAAACCAGTTTGTTTACTCAGAGGAAGAGTGGTAAGCTAGACGTGGTAACTCATGTGTGCagcccatcactcaggaggctggggtaGGAGGATCATGGCTAGTTTAAAGACAGCCTGGCTGCAGTGTGAGAGACTATCTTAACCTTTCAGCTCTCCAAAATAtatggaaggatggaaggaaggaaggatggaagggagggagggagagagggagggagggagaaggaaagaaagaaagaaagaaagaaagaaagaaagaaagaaagaaagaaggagggcaggaggagagagggagggagaaagagacagagagtgagcaGAGATGGTAATAAGCTTGTCAGTGGCTGTCTGGGGTGACTCAGTTTTCTCATATGGCACTCACCCTCCCCATAGGGCAGAATCCCTTCCAGGCTCGTCTAGAACATGCTGTGTCCATTGGAAAAATTGGTTTCTGCACAGTGCATGACTGCCCTGGTAGGAATCTCTCTGTAACCAGGGGTGCTGCCCCCACCAACCCTTCTTCAGAGTAGTACTTGCAACTGGAACCCTAAGGTAATAGAAACCTCTGTGTGGTCCTTGACTAAGATCTAGAACCCATGTATGCTTGTGAAGGTATAGCTCAAGagaggactgaaaaaaaaaatccggtCCT
Proteins encoded in this region:
- the LOC117716612 gene encoding large ribosomal subunit protein uL16-like, producing the protein MGRRPAQCYRYCKNKPYPKSRFCRGVPDAKIRIFDLGRKKAKVDEFPLCGHMVSDEYEQLSSEALEAARICANKYMVKSCGKDGFHIRVRLHPFHVIRINKMLSCAGADRLQTGMRGAFGKPQGTVARVHIGQVIMSIRTKLQNKEHVIEALRRAKFKFPGRQKIHISKKWGFTKFNADEFEDMVAEKRLIPDGCGVKYIPNRGPLDKWRALHS